One Streptomyces hundungensis DNA segment encodes these proteins:
- a CDS encoding ATP-binding cassette domain-containing protein, which yields MESSHADVTGAAIHAEGFGLKGPRGWAFRGVGVDAEPGSLVAVTGPSGSGRTCLLLALTGRMKPAEGRARVADQPLPRKMAAVRRISALAHVPGVSELDPAFTVAEHLRERVMLKRRYGGSVRALLRSPATRRAESRALIDDALAAAGLDLASLPKRGATAVRDLERLEALRLTVALALIQEPRLLAVDDTDMKLSDEERAAAWALLRSVADSGITVLAVCSESPAEADTTVRTTGSGAGDGATDEEGAADAFATTGSA from the coding sequence GTGGAGAGTTCGCACGCGGACGTGACCGGCGCCGCGATCCATGCCGAGGGCTTCGGGCTCAAGGGGCCGCGCGGCTGGGCCTTCAGAGGGGTCGGCGTCGACGCCGAGCCCGGTTCGCTGGTCGCGGTCACGGGCCCCTCCGGCTCCGGCCGCACCTGTCTGCTGCTCGCCCTCACCGGCCGCATGAAGCCCGCCGAGGGCCGGGCCCGGGTGGCCGACCAGCCGCTGCCCCGCAAGATGGCGGCCGTGCGGCGGATCAGCGCGCTCGCCCACGTGCCCGGTGTCAGCGAGCTCGACCCGGCCTTCACGGTCGCCGAGCACCTGCGCGAGCGCGTGATGCTCAAGCGTCGCTACGGCGGTTCGGTGCGGGCGCTGCTGCGCTCCCCCGCCACCCGCCGGGCCGAGTCCCGCGCGTTGATCGACGACGCGCTCGCCGCGGCCGGACTCGACCTCGCCTCGCTGCCCAAGCGCGGGGCCACCGCCGTACGCGACCTCGAACGCCTGGAGGCGCTGCGGCTCACGGTGGCGCTCGCGCTGATCCAGGAGCCGCGGCTGCTCGCGGTCGACGACACCGACATGAAGCTCTCGGACGAGGAACGGGCCGCCGCCTGGGCGCTGCTGCGCTCGGTCGCCGACTCGGGCATCACCGTCCTCGCGGTGTGCAGCGAGTCGCCCGCCGAGGCCGACACCACCGTACGCACGACAGGATCCGGCGCCGGGGACGGGGCCACGGACGAGGAGGGGGCGGCGGATGCGTTCGCCACGACTGGCAGCGCTTGA
- a CDS encoding YhgE/Pip family protein, giving the protein MRSPRLAALELKRFGRGKLPRAALVALLLLPLLYGALYLCSFWDPYSRLDRIPVALVNDDKGAEAAGQKLQVGDELSKKLRDSKTFEWHEVSDAAAREGLEKGTYFLSLTVPSDFSQRIASSSGESPETGALQVHTNDANNYIVGSISRTVFAEVRAAASTKASRSFLDKIFISFGDLHDQTEKAAKGAGDLKDGLGKAKDGSKQLADGLKDAKDGSGKLAGGITLLDTGAGTLAGGAQQVADGTQRLADQANAAAGQARPYLKDNGKTVGDAAKLLADSIQPVRDNLKRIIELAPEAAAGTRKASQDVNALHQQLCVDQPADGKVCPVLSKAKKAMATGATLTADVNNLVKDQGGDFKKLDKSLEDLQTQARALAAKAPHLAGDLDQKIADVNKLNKGAHDVAKGARDIHTGLGKAKTGATDLDTGVGKLKKGAGALDGGIVKLSDGSVQLSNGLHDGVGKIPDYDKQQRDQRTEVMADPVKLASQAMHKAPNYGTGFAPYFIPLSLWVGAMVAYMLIAPLNRRALAAGASAWRIALAGWLPVAAIGLLQIAALMSVLHFGLGLEMERTAGTLGYLALASCCFTAIVQWLNAKFGAAGRILVLALLMLQLTSAGGTYPVQTSPAFFNAIHPYLPMSYVVDGLRRLITGGDLGVVWQGCAVLAAFTAGALALTALSARHKQVWSLDRLHPELSL; this is encoded by the coding sequence ATGCGTTCGCCACGACTGGCAGCGCTTGAGCTGAAGCGGTTCGGCAGGGGGAAGCTGCCGCGGGCCGCTCTGGTGGCGCTGCTCCTGCTGCCGCTGCTGTACGGCGCTCTCTACCTGTGCTCGTTCTGGGACCCCTACAGCCGGCTCGACCGCATACCGGTGGCCCTGGTCAACGACGACAAGGGGGCCGAGGCCGCCGGGCAGAAGCTCCAGGTGGGCGACGAGCTCAGCAAGAAGCTCCGCGACAGCAAGACCTTCGAATGGCACGAGGTCAGTGACGCCGCGGCGCGCGAGGGGCTCGAAAAGGGCACGTACTTCCTGTCGTTGACGGTGCCGTCGGACTTCAGCCAGAGGATCGCGTCCAGCTCCGGGGAGTCTCCCGAGACGGGCGCGCTCCAGGTGCACACCAACGACGCGAACAACTACATCGTGGGCTCGATCTCCCGCACGGTCTTCGCCGAGGTGCGCGCCGCCGCCTCCACCAAGGCCTCGCGCTCCTTCCTCGACAAGATCTTCATCTCGTTCGGCGACCTCCACGACCAGACCGAGAAGGCGGCCAAGGGCGCGGGCGACCTCAAGGACGGGCTCGGCAAGGCCAAGGACGGCTCCAAGCAGCTCGCCGACGGCCTCAAGGACGCCAAGGACGGCAGCGGCAAGCTGGCGGGCGGCATCACCCTGCTCGACACCGGCGCGGGCACCCTCGCCGGCGGCGCCCAGCAGGTCGCCGACGGCACCCAGCGCCTCGCGGACCAGGCCAACGCGGCGGCCGGGCAGGCGCGTCCGTACCTCAAGGACAACGGCAAGACGGTCGGGGACGCGGCGAAGCTGCTCGCCGACTCGATCCAGCCCGTGCGGGACAACCTCAAGAGGATCATCGAGCTGGCCCCCGAGGCGGCGGCCGGCACCCGTAAGGCCTCGCAGGACGTCAACGCACTCCACCAGCAGCTCTGCGTGGACCAGCCCGCCGACGGCAAGGTCTGTCCGGTGCTGAGCAAGGCCAAGAAGGCGATGGCCACCGGGGCAACCCTTACCGCGGACGTCAACAACCTCGTCAAGGACCAGGGCGGTGACTTCAAGAAGCTCGACAAGAGCCTCGAAGACCTCCAGACCCAGGCCCGTGCCCTGGCCGCGAAGGCACCGCACCTCGCCGGCGACCTGGACCAGAAGATCGCCGACGTCAACAAGCTCAACAAGGGCGCGCACGACGTCGCCAAGGGCGCGCGCGACATCCACACCGGCCTCGGCAAGGCCAAGACCGGCGCCACCGACCTCGACACGGGTGTGGGCAAGCTGAAGAAGGGTGCGGGCGCGCTCGACGGCGGGATCGTCAAGCTCTCCGACGGCTCGGTCCAGCTGTCCAACGGCCTGCACGACGGCGTCGGGAAGATCCCCGACTACGACAAGCAGCAGCGCGACCAGCGCACCGAGGTGATGGCCGACCCGGTCAAGCTGGCCTCCCAGGCGATGCACAAGGCGCCCAACTACGGCACCGGCTTCGCCCCGTACTTCATCCCGCTCTCCCTGTGGGTGGGCGCGATGGTCGCGTACATGCTGATCGCGCCGCTCAACCGGCGCGCCCTGGCCGCCGGGGCCTCGGCCTGGCGGATCGCCCTCGCGGGCTGGCTGCCGGTGGCGGCCATCGGGCTGCTCCAGATCGCCGCGCTGATGTCGGTGCTGCACTTCGGGCTCGGCCTCGAAATGGAGCGGACCGCGGGGACGCTGGGCTATCTGGCGCTGGCCTCCTGCTGCTTCACCGCGATCGTGCAGTGGCTGAACGCCAAGTTCGGCGCGGCCGGACGCATCCTGGTGCTCGCCCTGCTGATGCTCCAGCTGACCTCGGCGGGCGGCACCTACCCCGTCCAGACCAGCCCGGCCTTCTTCAACGCCATCCACCCCTATCTGCCGATGAGTTACGTCGTGGACGGGCTTCGCCGGCTGATCACCGGCGGCGATCTGGGCGTGGTCTGGCAGGGTTGCGCGGTCCTCGCGGCCTTCACCGCGGGCGCCCTCGCCCTCACCGCGCTCTCCGCCCGGCACAAGCAGGTCTGGTCGCTCGACCGCCTGCATCCGGAGCTGAGCCTGTGA
- a CDS encoding DUF3040 domain-containing protein, which yields MPLSEHEQRMLEQMERALYAEDPKFATALEGSGLRTYTRRRVYQAVAGFLVGIALLMAGMVAQQIWISVVGFLVMLGCAVLAVTGWRKAPRPGEQVRPGGAAGPRQVRQRRSVMDRIEQRWQRRRDEGR from the coding sequence GTGCCGCTCTCGGAGCACGAGCAGCGCATGCTCGAGCAGATGGAGCGAGCGCTGTACGCCGAAGATCCCAAGTTCGCGACAGCGCTTGAGGGAAGCGGGCTGCGTACGTACACCCGGCGACGGGTCTACCAGGCGGTCGCCGGCTTCCTGGTGGGTATCGCGCTCCTCATGGCAGGAATGGTCGCGCAGCAGATCTGGATCAGCGTGGTGGGTTTCCTCGTCATGCTCGGATGTGCGGTGCTCGCGGTGACCGGTTGGCGCAAGGCGCCTCGGCCGGGGGAACAGGTGCGGCCGGGTGGTGCCGCGGGGCCTCGGCAGGTGCGGCAGCGGCGTTCTGTGATGGACCGGATCGAGCAGCGGTGGCAGCGGCGCCGCGATGAGGGGCGCTAG
- a CDS encoding DUF58 domain-containing protein, whose translation MEAGGLPAESADEQARGGLWAALAGLTTRGRSFLAAGVAAAICAFVLGQEDLLRVGLLLAVLPLVCTVVLYRTRYRVAGSRRLAPGRVPAGSEARVHLRLDNVSRLPTGLLMLQDRVPYVLGPRPRFVLDRVEAGGKREVSYRVRSDLRGRYPLGPLQLRLTDPFGMCELTRAFSAYDTLTVIPRTEPLPPVRLSGEAAGYGDGRHRSLALAGEDDVIPRGYRHGDDLRRVHWRSTARYGELMVRREEQPQRARCTVLLDTRDIAYAGAGPDSAFEWAVSGAASALTHMLERGFSVRLLTDTGSSVPGDGAGGFAGSTQDSSDSAGLMMDTLAVVDHSDGGGLSRAYDVLRGGNEGLLIGFFGDLDEEQAAVAAKMRRRSGAAVAFVLDSGLWTHGSPERGPVEERLRLLREAGWTALQVSPGASLPELWRQAGRERGVTGAASGGAVGTAGGWS comes from the coding sequence ATGGAGGCCGGGGGGCTCCCCGCCGAGTCCGCCGACGAACAGGCGCGCGGCGGCCTCTGGGCCGCCCTGGCCGGCCTCACCACCCGGGGCCGCTCCTTCCTGGCCGCCGGCGTCGCCGCCGCGATCTGTGCCTTCGTCCTCGGCCAGGAGGACCTGCTGCGGGTCGGTCTGCTGCTCGCCGTGCTGCCGCTGGTCTGCACGGTGGTGCTCTACCGCACCCGCTACCGGGTCGCGGGCAGCCGCCGCCTGGCCCCCGGCCGGGTCCCGGCCGGCTCCGAGGCGCGGGTCCATCTGCGGCTCGACAACGTCTCGCGGCTGCCCACCGGCCTGCTCATGCTCCAGGACCGGGTGCCCTACGTCCTCGGCCCGCGCCCGCGTTTCGTGCTCGACCGGGTCGAGGCGGGCGGCAAGCGCGAAGTGTCCTACCGGGTCCGCTCCGACCTGCGCGGACGCTATCCGCTCGGCCCGCTGCAACTGCGCCTCACCGACCCGTTCGGGATGTGCGAGCTGACCCGCGCCTTCAGTGCGTACGACACGTTGACCGTCATCCCCAGGACCGAGCCGCTGCCGCCGGTACGGCTCTCGGGCGAGGCCGCCGGGTACGGCGACGGGCGGCACCGCTCGCTCGCGCTCGCCGGTGAGGACGACGTGATTCCGCGCGGCTACCGGCACGGGGACGATCTGCGCCGGGTGCACTGGCGCTCGACCGCGCGCTACGGCGAACTGATGGTGCGCCGCGAGGAGCAGCCGCAGCGGGCCCGCTGCACGGTGCTGCTCGACACCCGGGACATCGCGTACGCGGGAGCCGGCCCCGACTCGGCCTTCGAATGGGCGGTGTCGGGCGCGGCCTCGGCCCTCACGCACATGCTGGAACGGGGCTTCTCCGTACGCCTGTTGACCGACACCGGCAGTTCCGTGCCGGGTGACGGCGCGGGCGGGTTCGCCGGTTCGACCCAGGACTCCTCGGACTCGGCCGGGCTGATGATGGACACCCTCGCCGTCGTCGACCACTCCGACGGCGGCGGCCTCTCCCGCGCGTACGACGTGCTGCGCGGCGGCAACGAGGGGCTGCTCATCGGCTTCTTCGGGGACCTCGACGAGGAGCAGGCGGCGGTCGCGGCGAAGATGCGGCGGCGCAGCGGCGCCGCGGTCGCCTTCGTGCTCGACAGCGGTCTGTGGACGCACGGCTCCCCCGAGCGCGGCCCGGTCGAGGAACGGCTGCGGCTGCTGCGCGAGGCGGGATGGACCGCGCTCCAGGTGAGCCCGGGCGCCTCGCTGCCCGAGCTGTGGCGCCAGGCAGGACGGGAACGCGGCGTCACGGGGGCGGCGTCCGGTGGCGCGGTCGGCACGGCAGGGGGATGGTCATGA
- a CDS encoding class I SAM-dependent methyltransferase — protein sequence MSDPMRPRASLRTAVVWEVLKEALDRRVQATGRAALDVLDTGGGSGNFAVPLAALGHRVTVVDPSPNALFALERRAAEAGVAERVQGVQGDVLGLFDVVERGGYDAVLCHGVLEYVEDPAEGVRNAVDALRPEGALSLLAAGLGGAVISRALAGHFTEAQHALSDPAGRWGAGDPVPHRFTAERLTELVAAAGASAGAVHGVRVFADLVPGVLVDTEPGALDALLKLEAAAAELPAFHAIATQLHVLGEKRG from the coding sequence GTGTCGGACCCCATGCGCCCCCGCGCCTCCCTCCGTACCGCCGTGGTCTGGGAGGTCCTGAAGGAAGCGCTCGACCGCCGGGTCCAGGCGACCGGGCGCGCGGCCCTGGACGTCTTGGACACCGGGGGCGGCTCCGGCAACTTCGCGGTCCCGCTGGCCGCCCTCGGCCACCGCGTCACCGTGGTCGACCCCAGCCCCAACGCGCTGTTCGCGCTGGAGCGCAGGGCCGCCGAGGCCGGGGTGGCCGAGCGGGTCCAGGGCGTCCAGGGCGACGTGCTCGGCCTCTTCGACGTGGTCGAGCGCGGTGGCTACGACGCGGTGCTGTGCCACGGCGTCCTGGAGTACGTCGAGGACCCGGCGGAAGGCGTGCGCAACGCGGTGGACGCGCTGCGGCCCGAGGGCGCGCTCAGCCTGCTCGCCGCAGGGCTCGGCGGCGCGGTGATCTCCCGCGCGCTCGCCGGGCACTTCACCGAGGCCCAGCACGCGCTCTCCGACCCGGCCGGCCGCTGGGGCGCCGGCGACCCCGTGCCGCACCGGTTCACCGCCGAGCGCCTCACCGAGCTCGTCGCCGCGGCCGGGGCGAGTGCCGGGGCCGTCCACGGCGTACGGGTCTTCGCCGACCTGGTCCCGGGCGTCCTCGTGGACACCGAGCCGGGCGCCCTCGACGCGCTCCTCAAGCTGGAGGCGGCCGCCGCCGAACTCCCCGCCTTCCACGCCATCGCCACCCAGCTGCACGTCCTCGGCGAGAAGCGCGGCTGA
- a CDS encoding SAV_6107 family HEPN domain-containing protein: MASSHAAAVPRRRASSPAPSLNGAATDVHPVLRRAGAPPAALDLLAQARGGLDEAAVLDAPNERYATAHLAALRTAAAVLAARGRPETTPRRRRRIRSAWEVLPEIAPELAEWSALFASGADRRARAEAGIPGAATTRDADDLLRDAAMFLRLVERLLVLQPVLPQARPGEPEAERRKG; the protein is encoded by the coding sequence ATGGCCAGCTCCCACGCAGCAGCTGTACCCCGGCGCCGCGCAAGCAGCCCTGCCCCCTCACTGAACGGTGCCGCAACCGACGTCCACCCCGTGCTGCGCCGGGCCGGCGCACCCCCCGCCGCCCTGGACCTGCTCGCCCAGGCCCGCGGCGGCCTCGACGAGGCGGCCGTCCTGGACGCCCCCAACGAGCGGTACGCCACGGCCCATCTGGCCGCCCTGCGCACCGCCGCCGCGGTGCTGGCCGCCCGCGGCCGGCCCGAGACCACCCCGCGCCGGCGCCGGCGCATCCGCAGCGCCTGGGAAGTGCTGCCGGAGATAGCGCCCGAACTGGCCGAGTGGAGCGCCCTGTTCGCCTCGGGGGCGGACCGGCGGGCCCGCGCCGAGGCCGGCATCCCGGGCGCGGCCACCACCCGGGACGCCGACGACCTGCTCCGCGACGCGGCGATGTTCCTGCGCCTCGTCGAGCGCCTGCTCGTCCTCCAGCCCGTGCTGCCCCAGGCGAGGCCGGGCGAGCCGGAGGCGGAAAGGAGGAAGGGCTGA
- a CDS encoding transglutaminaseTgpA domain-containing protein, which yields MSGRGRLALCAYLATVLAACSMLPLVDPASWILQAAFLLALVAGVGALARRVPLARPLTVLAQLVVALLLLTLVFARHQALGGVLPGPDAVERLNSLLQQGTSDVGQYAIPAPATPGIRLMMVGGVLIIGLAVDALAVTFRSAAPAGLPLLALYSVAAGLSSGGASWLWFVLAAAGYLLLLLAEGRDRLSQWGRVFGGAARAPGRAQQGVFDNAAPLAPVRTGRRIGVLALGIALVIPALLPALDGGLLGAAGGGGGGDGSGGTISAVNPLVSLQNSLNQPEDREVLRYNTNAEDTKELYLRIVALDEFDGASWKSSERHIKDVPDPLPRPDGLSPVVATTEVQTSVSAAGWYAQSWLPMPFPATQVKIKGDWRFEPVGRTLVGDRKQTTRGAQYTVGSLLIRPTAAQLANAAAPPAELLKEYTRVPDSLPSVVSATARQVTGGASNNYEKAVKLQDWFSTNGGFTYNTRVQSGSGTEAIANFLQEKEGFCVHFSFSMAAMARTLGIPARVAVGFTPGTPRADGTMSVGLRDAHAWPELYFQGVGWTRFEPTPTRGTAPDYTRQQAPAGSPSSPAEPSKRASAEPSAAPSVADSCPPAARRLGDCGPSAAAGVAAPTDGGPSASALLGVALGAVVLLALPLLPLLWRTRIRARRLGSGGRTPADAVARTLAAWQEITDTAWDHGILPDESQTPRKAAARVVRLGGLDGAAAESAHRAASAVEQVLYAPVPQPTPGLVDDVARVTSGLRARATRRQTLRAILAPRSAVRVIWAGALRWGRVRGALSGFARTTGTRLRPGSPRG from the coding sequence ATGAGCGGGCGCGGACGTCTGGCGCTGTGCGCCTATCTCGCCACGGTGCTGGCGGCCTGCTCGATGCTGCCGCTGGTCGACCCGGCGAGCTGGATCCTGCAAGCGGCCTTCCTGCTCGCGCTCGTGGCCGGGGTCGGCGCGCTGGCCCGGCGGGTGCCGCTGGCCCGGCCGCTGACCGTGCTCGCCCAGTTGGTCGTGGCCCTTCTGCTGCTGACCCTGGTCTTCGCGCGGCATCAGGCACTCGGCGGGGTACTGCCGGGCCCCGACGCCGTGGAGCGGCTCAACTCCCTTCTCCAGCAAGGCACTTCGGACGTCGGGCAGTACGCGATCCCGGCGCCCGCCACCCCGGGCATCCGGCTCATGATGGTCGGCGGGGTGCTGATCATCGGCCTCGCGGTGGACGCGCTCGCGGTGACGTTCCGCAGCGCGGCCCCGGCGGGTCTGCCGCTGCTCGCGCTGTACTCGGTGGCCGCCGGGCTCTCCTCGGGCGGCGCGAGCTGGCTCTGGTTCGTGCTCGCGGCCGCGGGCTATCTGCTGCTCCTGCTCGCCGAGGGCCGCGACCGGCTCTCGCAGTGGGGGCGGGTCTTCGGCGGCGCGGCCCGCGCTCCGGGCCGCGCCCAGCAGGGCGTGTTCGACAACGCGGCGCCGCTCGCCCCGGTCCGTACCGGACGGCGCATCGGGGTGCTCGCGCTCGGCATCGCGCTGGTGATCCCGGCGCTGCTGCCCGCGCTCGACGGCGGCCTGCTCGGCGCGGCCGGCGGCGGTGGGGGCGGCGACGGCAGCGGCGGGACGATCTCGGCGGTCAACCCGCTGGTGTCGCTCCAGAACAGCCTGAACCAGCCCGAGGACCGCGAGGTGCTGCGGTACAACACCAACGCCGAGGACACCAAGGAGCTGTATCTGCGCATCGTCGCGCTCGACGAGTTCGACGGGGCCTCCTGGAAGTCCTCGGAGCGGCACATCAAGGACGTGCCCGATCCGCTGCCGCGGCCCGACGGGCTGAGCCCGGTGGTCGCCACCACCGAGGTGCAGACCAGCGTCTCGGCGGCCGGCTGGTACGCGCAGAGCTGGCTGCCGATGCCGTTCCCCGCGACCCAGGTGAAGATCAAGGGCGACTGGCGGTTCGAGCCGGTCGGGCGGACCCTGGTCGGCGACCGCAAACAGACGACCCGCGGCGCGCAGTACACGGTCGGCAGTCTCCTGATCCGGCCCACGGCCGCCCAGTTGGCGAACGCCGCGGCCCCGCCGGCGGAGCTGCTGAAGGAGTACACGCGCGTTCCGGACTCGCTGCCCTCGGTGGTGAGCGCCACCGCGCGCCAGGTCACCGGCGGCGCCTCGAACAACTACGAGAAGGCCGTCAAGCTCCAGGACTGGTTCTCCACCAACGGCGGCTTCACCTACAACACGCGCGTCCAGTCGGGCAGCGGCACCGAGGCGATCGCCAACTTCCTTCAGGAGAAGGAGGGCTTCTGCGTCCACTTCTCCTTCTCGATGGCCGCGATGGCCCGCACCCTGGGCATCCCGGCCCGGGTCGCGGTGGGCTTCACGCCCGGCACCCCGCGCGCGGACGGCACGATGTCGGTGGGCCTGCGCGACGCGCACGCCTGGCCCGAGCTGTACTTCCAGGGCGTGGGCTGGACGCGCTTCGAACCGACGCCGACCCGGGGCACGGCCCCCGACTACACCCGCCAGCAGGCCCCCGCGGGCAGCCCGAGCAGCCCGGCCGAGCCGTCCAAGCGGGCCTCCGCCGAGCCCTCGGCGGCGCCCTCCGTCGCCGACTCCTGCCCGCCGGCCGCACGCCGTCTGGGCGACTGCGGCCCCTCCGCCGCGGCGGGCGTCGCGGCCCCGACGGACGGCGGCCCCTCGGCCTCGGCCCTGCTCGGGGTGGCCCTGGGCGCGGTGGTACTCCTCGCCCTGCCGCTGCTGCCCCTGCTGTGGCGCACGCGGATACGGGCCCGACGGCTCGGCTCCGGCGGGCGCACCCCGGCCGACGCGGTGGCCCGGACGCTCGCCGCCTGGCAGGAGATCACCGACACGGCCTGGGACCACGGCATCCTGCCGGACGAGTCGCAGACGCCCCGCAAGGCGGCGGCCCGGGTGGTGCGTCTGGGCGGCCTGGACGGCGCGGCGGCCGAGTCCGCGCACCGGGCGGCGAGCGCGGTGGAGCAGGTCCTGTACGCCCCGGTCCCCCAGCCCACCCCCGGCCTGGTCGACGACGTGGCCCGCGTGACGTCCGGCCTACGCGCCCGGGCGACCCGCCGCCAAACCCTCCGGGCGATTCTCGCGCCGCGCTCAGCCGTGCGGGTGATCTGGGCGGGGGCGCTCCGCTGGGGGCGGGTGCGGGGGGCACTCTCAGGCTTCGCCCGAACCACGGGCACGCGCCTACGCCCCGGCTCCCCGAGAGGCTAG